Proteins encoded within one genomic window of Mauremys mutica isolate MM-2020 ecotype Southern chromosome 11, ASM2049712v1, whole genome shotgun sequence:
- the METRN gene encoding meteorin, whose product MPLVLWAFCLGVLDTVLCSYSEDQCSWRGSGLSQESGSVEQISLHCAEGSLEWLYPAGALRLSLSPRLPMSTAAKGKSPRQVTTCIKPSSTFRGAQIYLERNGILELLLSEADASLRPRVHCFTWQPQEKVALFLQSTLHQDISRRIAAFRYELRGDWNSRLSLTSSNLSMEGACRPCNDTEILMAICTSDFVIRGNIRTVSNDVEMQESIISVSAMRIHRQKFTLFQPVGKSSKSTGSIHTLLRCGVKPGPGSFLFTGWLHFGEAWLSCAPRYKDFRRIYEDAHQAHENPCEVSLD is encoded by the exons TGGCCTGTCCCAGGAATCAGGCAGCGTGGAGCAGATCTCACTACACTGTGCTGAGGGCTCACTGGAGTGGCTGTACCCAGCTGGGGCTTTACGCCTCAgcctctccccccgcctccccatgAGCACTGCAGCCAAAGGGAAGAGCCCCAGACAGGTCACCACCTGTATCAAGCCCTCCAGCACCTTCCGAGGAGCTCAGATCTATCTGGAGAGGAATGGGATCCTGGAGCTGTTGCTGTCTGAGGCAGATGCATCCCTCCGCCCCAGGGTGCACTGCTTCACCTGGCAGCCCCAGGAGAAAGTAGCACTGTTCCTTCAGTCTACCCTGCACCAGGACATCAGCCGTCGGATCGCTGCCTTCCGCTATGAGCTGCGGGGAGACTGGAACTCACGCCTCTCACTGACCTCCAGCAATCTCAGCATGGAAG GGGCATGCCGGCCGTGTAATGACACCGAGATCTTGATGGCCATTTGCACCAGTGACTTTG TCATTCGTGGCAACATCCGGACTGTCTCCAACGATGTTGAGATGCAGGAATCCATCATCAGTGTGAGCGCCATGCGCATTCACCGGCAGAAATTCACTTTGTTCCAGCCTGTCGGCAAATCCAGCAAATCCACGGGCAGCATCCACACCCTGCTGCGGTGTGGAGTGAAACCGGGACCTGGCAGCTTCCTCTTCACGGGGTGGCTGCACTTTGGAGAGGCCTGGCTCAGCTGTGCTCCTCGTTACAAAGACTTCCGGCGTATCTATGAGGATGCGCACCAGGCTCATGAGAACCCCTGCGAAGTCTCGCTAGACTGA